Proteins encoded by one window of Pelmatolapia mariae isolate MD_Pm_ZW linkage group LG14, Pm_UMD_F_2, whole genome shotgun sequence:
- the nudt8 gene encoding nucleoside diphosphate-linked moiety X motif 8, which yields MLASSRILTWSCSKRSLQLLRDSHLCGFSEITCAGWQGASHEKGRRHKDISGTGTHKDGPSTETVYSSAPVSSCSFNYKLRQTRFENLLSKAILLNHHHYHSASTKTKQVCDPVRTYWNCLVKITCLQRWRKPWDFRLPSFSHTSKTQCSLLQSHLTHGQDFVRPLSLSAHIPWTLENKHNKPQLPSLSFHQTIATHQAATCVSDTWRDCLSPGNENRCRQHLGPNLKLYELQKGRKEGNQRWASVLVSLCSLDGEPAFLFTLRSSTLKGRHKGDVSFAGGKSDPSDSDVVATALREAREELGVNVGIEKVWGVLKPLRDASGMVIAPVLANLGPLQELNFKPNPGEVDEIFTLSLSHLCNPQNRGYTHFRTGDKYGYTLPVFRNGKHRVWGLTAVALDHTLKLIVPP from the exons ATGTTGGCAAGTTCTCGGATTCTGACTTGGTCTTGCTCCAAAAGATCATTACAGCTGTTAAGAGACTCTCATCTCTGTGGTTTTTCCGAGATCACATGTGCTGGATGGCAGGGAGCAAGTCACGAGAAAGGAAGGAGACACAAAGACATAAGTGGAACAGGCACCCACAAGGATGGACCATCCACAGAGACTGTTTATAGTTCAGCACCAGTATCTTCTTGTAGCTTCAATTATAAGCTGAGACAGACACGGTTTGAAAACCTTCTATCCAAAGCCATTTTATTAAACCACCACCACTACCATTCTGCCTctacaaaaaccaaacaagtgTGTGATCCTGTGCGCACTTACTGGAACTGTTTAGTCAAAATAACCTGCCTTCAGCGCTGGAGAAAACCTTGGGACTTTCGCCTGCCTTCTTTTAGCCACACCAGTAAGACTCAGTGTAGCCTTCTTCAAAGCCATTTAACTCATGGACAGGACTTCGTTAGACCTCTCAGCTTGTCAGCACATATTCCCTGGACATTAGAAAACAAGCACAATAAACCACAACTCCCTAGCCTCAGTTTCCACCAAACCATAGCTACTCATCAGGCTGCCACGTGCGTGTCGGATACCTGGAGAGATTGCTTATCCCCAGGGAATGAAAACAGATGTCGACAGCACTTGGGGCCTAACTTGAAGCTCTATGAGTTGCAGAAGGGGAGGAAAGAAGGAAATCAGAGATGGGCATCCGTCCTGGTCTCCCTCTGCTCTCTTGATGGGGAGCCTGCATTTCTCTTCACCCTGCGGTCCAGCACTCTGAAGGGCAGGCACAAAGGAGATGTCAG CTTTGCTGGAGGAAAGAGTGATCCTTCAGACAGTGATGTGGTGGCCACAGCATTGCGGGAAGCCAGGGAGGAGCTGGGTGTAAATGTGGGAATAGAAAAGGTGTGGGGCGTCCTGAAGCCACTAAGAGATGCG TCGGGGATGGTTATTGCTCCTGTGCTGGCTAACCTCGGTCCTCTACAGGAGCTGAACTTCAAACCAAACCCTGGGGAG GTGGATGAGATCTTCACCCTGTCCTTGTCTCACTTGTGTAACCCCCAAAACCGAGGCTACACACACTTCCGCACCGGTGACAAATATGGATACACTCTTCCGGTGTTTAGGAATGGCAAACATCGAGTGTGGGGCCTGACTGCTGTTGCCCTAGACCATACCCTGAAACTCATTGTCCCTCCATAA